The Triticum aestivum cultivar Chinese Spring chromosome 7B, IWGSC CS RefSeq v2.1, whole genome shotgun sequence genome window below encodes:
- the LOC123157311 gene encoding uncharacterized protein, with protein MECEPEELQFLGPVGIYRESVAILRAHRPLYARIAAAFVLPLSALFLAHIAISHALFSTIDSDDSALESSAPGTASQQRILQRLGADWAALVLFKAAYLLALLLFSLLSTAAAVFSVASVYSAKHDALTFPRVLSVVPRVWRRLAVTFLSAFALLFAYHFVFAVVFIALLVAVDNGSTLAGLLAFVVIVAYLVGLVYLSVVWHLASVVSVLEDYKGFQAMRKSKALIQGKLWTVVIIFVTLNIVFIVVEFAFRAWIVQGARHGLGAGGRLLLGLVMLAALCSVVMVALVVQTVVYLVCKSYHHESIDKSNISDHLEVYLGDYVPLKASDVQMQHFGDEV; from the coding sequence ATGGAGTGCGAGCCCGAGGAGCTGCAGTTCCTGGGCCCCGTCGGCATCTACCGGGAGTCGGTGGCCATCCTGCGCGCGCACCGCCCGCTCTacgcccgcatcgccgccgccttcgtcctccCGCTCTCCGCGCTCTTCCTCGCCCACATCGCCATCTCCCACGCCCTCTTCTCCACCATCGACTCCGACGACTCCGCCCTCGAGTCCTCCGCCCCCGGGACTGCCTCCCAGCAGCGGATCCTCCAGCGGCTCGGCGCCGACTGGGCCGCCCTCGTCCTCTTCAAGGCCGCCTACCTCCTCGCGCTCCTCCTCTTCTCGctcctctccaccgccgccgccgtcttctccgtcgCCTCCGTCTACTCCGCCAAGCACGACGCGCTCACCTTCCCGCGGGTGCTCTCCGTCGTGCCCCGCGTCTGGCGCCGCCTCGCGGTCACCTTCCTCTCCGCATTCGCGCTGCTCTTCGCCTACCACTTCGTCTTCGCCGTCGTCTTCatcgcgctcctcgtcgccgtcgacaATGGCTCCACCCTCGCCGGGCTCCTCGccttcgtcgtcatcgtcgcctACCTAGTCGGGCTCGTCTACCTCAGCGTCGTCTGGCACCTCGCCAGCGTCGTCTCGGTGCTCGAGGACTACAAGGGGTTCCAGGCCATGCGCAAGAGCAAGGCGCTCATCCAGGGGAAGCTCTGGACCGTCGTGATCATCTTCGTCACGCTCAACATCGTTTTCATCGTCGTGGAGTTCGCCTTCCGCGCCTGGATCGTCCAGGGCGCGCGCCACGGTCTCGGCGCGGGAGGGAGGCTGCTCCTTGGCCTCGTCATGCTGGCTGCGCTGTGCTCGGTCGTCATGGTGGCGCTGGTGGTGCAGACGGTGGTGTACCTGGTGTGCAAGAGCTACCACCACGAGAGCATCGACAAGAGCAACATCTCCGACCACCTCGAGGTCTACCTCGGCGACTACGTCCCGCTCAAGGCCAGCGACGTGCAGATGCAGCACTTCGGCGACGAGGTCTGA